From one Planktothrix agardhii NIES-204 genomic stretch:
- a CDS encoding CRISPR-associated protein Csc1 → MVLYHCHLTLHDNVFFASREMGILYETEKYLHNWALSYALFEAVYIPKPYRLQGKNAQKPAYLDGDREQNLLHLNRAQIYVFPAQPLRCSYQINTFKAAQVNYYGISKQFGATGANRNYPINYGRAKELAVGSRYQTYIIAPPEVKFPAWIRLGKWAAKIKVDVTPIPDSGIKKKSGEYVCQHPLNPVDLPQSCRLLLYNRIVMPPVSLLSQAQLIGEYLEILKPNQGQEMPEWSQLTELSFPINLPLGVAYGVNTIAV, encoded by the coding sequence ATGGTTCTTTATCATTGTCATTTGACTTTGCATGATAATGTTTTTTTTGCGAGTCGGGAAATGGGTATTCTGTATGAAACCGAAAAATATTTGCATAATTGGGCATTAAGTTATGCGTTATTTGAAGCGGTTTATATTCCTAAACCCTATCGACTACAGGGGAAAAATGCTCAAAAGCCCGCTTATTTAGATGGCGATCGCGAACAAAATTTACTCCATCTCAATCGAGCCCAAATTTATGTTTTTCCCGCCCAACCTTTGCGCTGTTCCTATCAAATTAATACCTTTAAAGCGGCTCAAGTAAATTACTATGGAATTTCCAAACAATTTGGGGCTACAGGAGCAAATCGTAACTATCCCATTAACTATGGTCGAGCTAAAGAATTAGCCGTAGGTAGCCGATATCAGACTTATATTATTGCACCGCCAGAGGTGAAATTTCCGGCTTGGATACGGTTAGGAAAATGGGCGGCAAAAATTAAAGTAGATGTGACACCAATTCCTGATTCTGGGATTAAAAAAAAATCGGGAGAATATGTCTGTCAACATCCCTTAAATCCCGTAGATTTACCACAATCTTGTCGCTTACTTTTATATAATCGGATTGTTATGCCTCCGGTTAGTTTATTGAGTCAGGCACAATTAATAGGCGAATATTTAGAAATTTTAAAACCGAATCAAGGGCAAGAAATGCCAGAATGGTCACAATTAACCGAGTTATCTTTTCCGATCAATTTACCTTTAGGAGTGGCTTATGGAGTTAATACCATTGCAGTCTGA